From the genome of Oryza glaberrima chromosome 1, OglaRS2, whole genome shotgun sequence:
ttgcgaaattattttgtttacaaataaattgcatgcaatgatgaacatcctacttgtgattatgccatgccttgattattgtttaccccttatgccttcgtaaccatgattacgtatgagtccctagtcaattatgacaattgcttagaaatgctattctagaatcatgcacactcatatttatcaaatgctatatgcttgggcaattacctttgggaaggtaattgagatgcggcatgtggagacatgagcgccacattgccatgatgttgatgacatgatttgtgaaaggagaaataaaattaaacaactgttttcgactggggcggacggaggatttgggtggtatccggaaaaggctagtaccgtccccgatcaattaaggaccgagccatgaatttaagcatgaaacgacccccgtacaaccgcacttctcatatgggtatagacctagcggaatagatagctgagcggaggcagtatccatgcatagtggtttcttgatgtgtgaggcaggggctctacggtggggcagccattggtagaaccgcgaggcgggtgtctacagtggtgtcgccatcagtaggactgccatgagagaatttaaacataattataacttaatgcatgtgtgagtttctccttcccgggtgcgccaaaactcctctcactgctagaaaccgtgtacgcctagagtgtatgaggatgtaaagttcatggagcgtgtattgccaatgcgaggttatcaaaaggctttgccgtgacacgtctcatgtgttgggacgaggctcatgtgttgggcagtcgcggagtgcgggtaaagtgtacatccactgcagtgtgagtaaaccaaatctattcgaatagccgtgctcgcggttattgagcaccgggacatgtattacacttggctagactctaaaatctttaacttgtgtgggatgggatattgcatgatgatttttatgctgatggagccacttcctgagaggaaggaatgtggacgtcctcagaaaaccatgacgactcaatggcgggaagctatccttgggaacacaatggatggtggacagaaccgtcgttgtttaaatatgaatactggtactaaaatttgatcagtcaatgctaggtcttaggcttgtgaaaagaattacaaaactagctttacgcaaaagaaccatagccatcctttgaatacccctatcatgtgcattgttgctgtgatggcttgttgagtacggttggtactcacccttgcaatatacaaacttaatcagaggccggagatgaagcttcggaggatccctacgcgtactaccaggagggtgatgaagacgaaggcgcccagtaggtcttagttacgatcgttgcctgtggcaatggcgtgccgctgcctaaattccgctgccttatctatttctgcttttggaatatattccggaccgctcggttcgatgatttaagaactatgcctgcgggcttatgatgtaataactCGTACTAGacactcgtgtatgtgcacttggtatttcagctatgaattcgtgtgtaccaaactacttgatccagggaaatggtactgtttacacgattgattcctgttataaaaacgggggtccacagttAGTAACAGAACTATGCCAAAAACTTTGGCATCAAATTTCCACAAGAACCAGCAGGAAGAAGcttcaaatatattttctaacaGAAGGGAAACTTTTCCGGTTGGATTAAGCTGTCCACTGACAAATCACCACAAGTattacttttgttttttacaaTCCTCAGAATTGTTAATTTCCGCAAGCATTGGTAGGAagaaacatcaaatattctttttcCCCAGAAGAAGGGAATCTTTAAACCATTGAGACATCTCAagtaatattttcatttttagaaCCCTCAACGCTTTAATACATAGCTTGGTATAGAACTACGAACGATAGCTTTATAGAAATGATTACCAGTTATGAAAGCTAAAAATGTAATTGTTCACAACTGATTTAACTCTgttattttctcttttattttacaCCATGTGTAAGAAGACACTTGGAAGATACCTTATATGAAACTATCCTACCTGTGTTTCTAAATTAGGTAGAAAAGAAACATATACTTGGCTAAAGAAACTTACATCTCTTTAAAAAGCGGAACATCCACATGACTCAATTCCAAGCATAGGAACCTTCCCCCTCGCTTTAGGACTCTGAAACATGTAAATCCATGTGAAACTAACAGCATTTGATAGAAGCTGAGATTAGACattaataagaaaagaaaagcgcTTTGGACACATCTAATGATTTGATCCAAACATACTACACATACACAACATTTGAAAATCATGATCAAATATAAATACAGTCAGTTAGTTCAATATTATGGGCCGACCTATAAGCTTCTGATAGAGCTTTTTCAATGTGTGTCACATTTCTGATCCCAAACGCAATAGTATAGCCATCCATAGATCCATCCTCAAAACTCAGAGCTTCAGCATCTCCTTGTATCCAGCTAAGGCAATGGCCTTCTTTGTATcctgaaataaaaagaaaacaaaatcaacCATGGGACAACAGAAGCAGTATGTGAAATAAAGGTGGCATGATGCTAAGAAATTTCATGAATCCAAACCTCTTTCTGAAGCACGTTTCTTTCCAACATTCAGCATATTTGGATTAATGTCACAAACATAGATTTGTGTCTCTTCTTCAATATCAGTAAGAGTGCCCTGCATAGCTCTATGGCTCACGCTATTGATTCTCTCGAGCGCACGGAAGGCAACATCCCCTGAAGGCATAGAGAGTCATTGGATGAATTACTTTCCAATTTCAAAACGAGATTAGCAAGCAACTAGATAAATTCTTTTGAGAAGGGAGTAACCGTTTACTTGGACATGTTGAAATATCATTCATGAACAGACTAGTAGTAATTGAAACATTAGGTGTAAAATCACCTTATTTTAGGACAGCACGCATTTTTAGAACAAAGAAAAGTTCCGTAATTAACATGTCACCTAATTGATGCACATTTCATATAATTTGCAGTATTGCACAGGAAATGGGGATATTAGCACATGGAACACAGCACAGCACATCGACGTTTTAGACATGCCAAAAAAATGCAGAGGAGTTACATAACACAAATACACTAATATCTTTTGACTAGCAAGGCTATGTTTTTAGTCGGGTGGGTCAGTAAGCTATGCATGGTACATGGCATCTTAGGATGTTAATGCTGAAGGTAAGAAAGGAAGAATACCTGTTCCACCAGCCACATCTAGATGCTTCATCCCAGGAAAAGGATTAAGCTTTGAGATGAGCCTTAAAAAATAGAGGAGAGGAATGTGGTAAGCCTGACATgaaaaaaaggaggaggaggaggagattggaAGCAAACCTGTCCTTCCACAACCTATGTAGTCCAACGCTCATAAGATCGTTCATGAGATCGTAACTGGAGGCGACGCTGCTGAAGACGTTACCGACCAATTTGCTTTTGTCCTCTTCAGCTACTTGCTTGTATCCTGATGAACCAACCAAGAGGAAGGAGTttggacaagaagaagaagaagagttgtgtggtaGGGTAGGGTTTAGGAGGAGAAGGGTACCGAAGCTGGTGGCGTGGGAGTGGAGGAAGGCCGTGTGGATGCTGGTGggcggagagaggaggcggcggcggctggacgaCGCCAGCCTACCGGCCGCCGATCGCAGAGCCATGGTGCTCCAAACTTACTTCCTTACGAtcaaggcggaggcggcggcggcggcgcctggggCAGCCGTGTCGGTGAGTCagggatgccggcggcggcgtcagatTGAGATTGGGATCGGTGGCCGAATGGGATGGGGACCGACGACACTAGCGCAGCCTAGGGTTGTGTGGGCTATTATTGGGCCAGATGATATTGGGCCACTGCGACGTGCAAGGACAAGTGCGGGTGATGTCCAAAGGAGGCACCAGCGCCCGCCAACGGCCACGGCCGCTCTAGCAAGACCACCACCGCCTCAATTACCGATGTCGAGAGAGTTGAACATGATTGggccactaacatgtgggtcccacgtcgTCATGCCAGTTAAAACCGTTTCCAATACTGCCTTTCAACCTAATGTGACCCAGTTTTTCAACATTAGCGATGCGTTACTACAACGATTTTCAAACTCGACAAGATGGGGATCTCAAGTGAACTTCATATGTTGATTGATGATTAAGACGCAtaattttctttccattttttttgggtgagtTTAGTAATTCCTTCCACTAAATTACCAATGCAGTATAAGTAAAAGGCAAATCCTATGTCCGTTGCTGACAAATCCTGATACATCAAGTACCACGTAATTATATTAGCATGCGTCCAATGTATTTTTGTTATCATCAATGGACTTGTTTAACTTGTGTGAAAACCACCTCATTATAAGGTGTATTTTCAATTTCACAAAGTCTTCAGGGTAATCTTGAGTATTAACTTCTCATCATAAAATATGTTCTTAATGATAGTTATAAAACCAATACTAGTCCATGTTCATTGTACTCTTTTTGGGACGAAGGTTACTAACTTTTGTACCGTAATATGCATGGACTAACTAGTTGTTGGTCAAAATCTTCAAATTTCGACCTTTTGAAATCAAAATGGTCCTATAAAAATGGGCAGAGCAAGTAACTAACAAATTCTATAAATTGgatattttgctcacatcgctGCAACTCTTTACATAGTGACAAACTGATGGATGACGATCACTAATTTGCTCTCAAAATCCAAAGACTTGCCAAAGGAACGCTTTACAAATAGGGCAGTTCAATACGATGCTGCAATCAAAATTGTGATTCTCACTTGCATGTGTTCTCtgttatataaatatatgtactACCGCAGAACGAAAATACTGAATGAACGAGATGGAATGGATCTTTCTTCTGCCGCGGTGAAGATGGACATACATTCAAAGTCCAAAGCTGAAAGCAAACAAGTCCGGCTCTCATTGTACAGGGCTACCTCCAGCTTCAAACTCTCCAAAGCCCTCTCTAGCACATAGTACAACAGAGACTTGAGAGGCGGAGGGAGATGCTGCAAAATGAAAGGAAGGATATGAGATATAATCATCTCAAGCCatgtatcaaaaaaaaaattgcttgaGT
Proteins encoded in this window:
- the LOC127770283 gene encoding 2-methoxy-6-polyprenyl-1,4-benzoquinol methylase, mitochondrial; translated protein: MALRSAAGRLASSSRRRLLSPPTSIHTAFLHSHATSFGYKQVAEEDKSKLVGNVFSSVASSYDLMNDLMSVGLHRLWKDRLISKLNPFPGMKHLDVAGGTGDVAFRALERINSVSHRAMQGTLTDIEEETQIYVCDINPNMLNVGKKRASERGYKEGHCLSWIQGDAEALSFEDGSMDGYTIAFGIRNVTHIEKALSEAYRVLKRGGRFLCLELSHVDVPLFKEIYDVYSFSVIPAVGELVAGDRQSYQYLVESIRRFPNQEKFAQMIQEAGFERVEYENLVGGVVAIHSGLKL